From a region of the Sphingopyxis sp. YR583 genome:
- a CDS encoding TIGR03087 family PEP-CTERM/XrtA system glycosyltransferase, with amino-acid sequence MAEILFLVHRAPWPPDRGDRIRSWHMFEALAKLAPVHVAALADNAADAGIAHAKMSPLCKSLVIEVRKVSRPVALAQAVLRGEPVSNHLFRNSALARHVDKLVGQGGITHIVAFSGQMAQYIPAGFDGPVLMDFVDVDSAKFATYAEQDGRQPLNWVHRREAAKLGAYEADVARVVDASLFVSEAEAALFRGRSGLGADKVRALENGIDTDRFDPGIALEPVDAGAGPMAVFTGQMDYRPNIDAVRWFATDMLPLIRQRHGQARFAIVGRAPTDEVRALEKLPGVTVTGEVPDVRPWLAAADAVVAPLLLARGIQNKLLEAMAMARPVVASAAAATGIDAAPGEHLLVADDAAAMADAVGSLFDDRAAAAAMGQAARARMIARYGWDARLAPLGDLLGLPL; translated from the coding sequence ATGGCCGAAATCCTGTTCCTCGTCCACCGCGCGCCATGGCCCCCCGACCGCGGCGACCGGATCCGTAGCTGGCACATGTTCGAGGCGCTGGCAAAGCTGGCGCCGGTGCATGTCGCCGCGCTCGCCGACAATGCAGCGGACGCCGGGATCGCCCATGCGAAGATGTCGCCGCTTTGCAAGAGCCTGGTCATCGAGGTGCGCAAGGTTTCGCGGCCCGTCGCGCTGGCGCAGGCGGTGCTGCGCGGCGAGCCGGTGTCGAACCATTTGTTCCGCAACAGCGCGCTGGCGCGCCACGTCGACAAACTCGTCGGGCAGGGCGGCATCACCCATATCGTCGCCTTCTCAGGCCAGATGGCGCAATATATCCCGGCCGGTTTCGATGGCCCGGTGCTGATGGATTTCGTCGACGTCGATTCCGCCAAATTCGCGACCTATGCCGAGCAGGACGGGCGCCAGCCGCTGAACTGGGTTCACAGGCGCGAAGCCGCGAAGCTGGGCGCATATGAAGCCGATGTGGCGCGCGTGGTCGATGCCAGCCTGTTCGTCAGCGAGGCCGAGGCGGCGCTGTTTCGCGGCCGGAGCGGTCTGGGCGCCGACAAGGTGCGAGCACTGGAAAATGGCATCGACACCGATCGGTTCGATCCGGGAATTGCGCTGGAGCCCGTCGACGCCGGTGCGGGGCCGATGGCGGTCTTTACCGGCCAGATGGATTATCGTCCCAACATCGACGCGGTACGCTGGTTCGCGACGGACATGTTGCCGCTGATCCGCCAGCGCCACGGTCAGGCACGCTTTGCGATCGTCGGCCGCGCGCCGACCGACGAGGTGCGGGCCCTCGAAAAACTGCCCGGCGTTACGGTGACCGGCGAGGTGCCCGACGTGCGCCCCTGGCTGGCGGCTGCCGATGCGGTGGTCGCGCCGCTGTTGCTTGCTCGCGGTATCCAGAACAAGCTGCTCGAGGCGATGGCGATGGCGCGGCCGGTGGTGGCAAGCGCCGCTGCCGCGACGGGAATCGACGCGGCGCCGGGCGAGCATCTGCTTGTCGCCGATGATGCGGCCGCAATGGCCGATGCCGTCGGCTCGCTCTTCGACGACCGGGCCGCCGCCGCCGCGATGGGGCAGGCCGCGCGCGCGCGGATGATCGCCCGCTATGGCTGGGACGCGCGTCTTGCGCCGCTGGGCGATCTGCTGGGATTGCCGTTATGA
- a CDS encoding FemAB family XrtA/PEP-CTERM system-associated protein gives MLAVKQDFSGAPLSDAGEWDAYVAAHPDATPFHSRAWCEAITKATGHRCHLVTARDATGALTGILPLHHIRSPLFGQALVGSGFAVDGGILADNPAIAATLAQGAADMAKSLGVPSVELRGGPPVDGEGWSREEGVYAGFARDLAPDDDAELLAIPRKQRAEVRKVLESALTVTTGRDAAERRDHYRIYATSVRNLGTPVFPKALFDAVLDAFGDAADILTVREDGRPVASVLSLYWRGTVMPYWGGGTGEARRLRANELMYFALMRHARKRGCTRFDFGRSKLGTGPFAYKKNWGFEPQSLVYARWLAPGEAARDTNPNSAKYRLQVDLWKKLPLWAANRIGPLIARGLG, from the coding sequence ATGCTTGCCGTGAAGCAGGATTTTTCCGGCGCGCCACTGTCCGACGCGGGCGAATGGGACGCCTATGTCGCCGCGCATCCCGATGCGACGCCCTTCCATAGCCGCGCGTGGTGCGAGGCGATCACCAAGGCTACCGGTCATCGTTGCCACCTCGTCACCGCACGCGACGCGACCGGCGCGCTGACCGGCATCCTTCCGCTCCATCATATCCGCTCGCCCCTGTTCGGTCAGGCGCTGGTGGGCAGCGGCTTTGCCGTCGACGGCGGCATCCTCGCCGACAATCCCGCGATCGCAGCGACGCTCGCGCAGGGCGCTGCCGACATGGCAAAGTCTCTCGGCGTTCCGTCGGTCGAACTGCGTGGCGGACCGCCGGTCGATGGCGAGGGCTGGAGCCGCGAGGAGGGCGTCTACGCTGGCTTCGCGCGCGACCTTGCCCCCGACGACGATGCCGAACTCCTTGCCATCCCGCGCAAGCAGCGGGCCGAGGTCCGCAAGGTTCTGGAGAGCGCGCTCACGGTGACGACGGGGCGCGACGCGGCCGAACGCCGCGATCATTATCGCATCTATGCAACAAGCGTTCGCAATCTTGGAACGCCGGTCTTTCCGAAAGCGCTTTTCGATGCCGTTCTCGATGCTTTTGGCGACGCCGCGGACATTTTGACCGTGCGCGAGGACGGGCGTCCGGTCGCGAGCGTCCTGAGCCTTTATTGGCGCGGCACGGTGATGCCCTATTGGGGCGGTGGCACCGGCGAAGCGCGCCGTCTCCGCGCCAACGAACTCATGTATTTCGCCCTCATGCGCCACGCCCGAAAGAGGGGTTGCACGCGCTTCGATTTCGGTCGTTCGAAGCTCGGCACCGGCCCCTTCGCCTATAAAAAAAATTGGGGCTTCGAGCCGCAGTCGCTGGTTTACGCCCGATGGCTCGCGCCGGGGGAGGCTGCGCGCGACACCAATCCGAACAGCGCCAAATACCGGCTACAAGTCGACCTGTGGAAGAAACTGCCGCTGTGGGCGGCGAACCGGATCGGCCCGCTGATCGCCCGCGGCCTCGGGTAA
- a CDS encoding XrtA system polysaccharide deacetylase: MQNGLSVDVEDWFQVGAFERTIDRADWPTLECRVEANCDAVLQIFADAGAKGTFFTLGWVAERYPTLIKRITDAGHELASHGYDHKRVFNLTADEFATDLKKTRTILEDLGGVAIRGYRAPSFSVDTRTPWAHAVLAEQGYAYSSSVAPVVHDHYGWPQSPRHAWRPLADSDLVEWPVTTARFAGRTLAAGGGGFMRMLPYGFTRWAIARMNEEGHPAILYFHPWEIDPGQPRVAEAPLRSKIRHYSGLSAMAGKLKRLLADFEWTRADALLPAQQQRALPWRAAA, translated from the coding sequence ATGCAGAACGGCCTGTCGGTCGATGTCGAGGACTGGTTCCAGGTCGGTGCCTTTGAGCGCACGATCGACCGTGCCGACTGGCCGACGCTTGAATGCCGGGTCGAGGCGAATTGCGACGCGGTGCTACAGATTTTCGCCGACGCGGGCGCCAAGGGAACCTTCTTCACCCTGGGCTGGGTCGCCGAACGCTATCCCACGCTGATCAAGCGTATCACCGATGCCGGGCACGAACTCGCAAGCCATGGCTACGACCACAAACGCGTCTTCAACCTGACCGCCGATGAATTTGCGACGGACCTCAAGAAGACGCGGACGATCCTCGAAGACTTGGGCGGCGTGGCGATCCGCGGCTATCGCGCGCCGAGCTTCTCGGTCGATACGCGCACGCCGTGGGCGCATGCCGTGCTCGCCGAACAGGGCTATGCCTATTCGTCGAGCGTCGCACCCGTCGTCCACGATCATTATGGCTGGCCGCAAAGCCCACGCCACGCGTGGCGCCCGCTGGCCGACAGCGACCTCGTCGAATGGCCGGTCACGACCGCGCGCTTTGCCGGGCGCACGCTTGCGGCGGGCGGTGGCGGCTTCATGCGGATGCTGCCTTATGGCTTCACGCGCTGGGCGATCGCGCGGATGAACGAAGAGGGGCATCCGGCGATCCTCTATTTCCATCCATGGGAAATCGACCCCGGTCAGCCGCGCGTCGCCGAAGCGCCTCTCCGGTCGAAGATCCGCCATTACAGCGGTCTGTCGGCGATGGCCGGCAAGCTGAAGAGGCTGCTCGCCGATTTCGAATGGACGCGCGCCGACGCCTTGCTGCCCGCGCAGCAGCAGCGCGCGTTGCCGTGGCGCGCCGCGGCGTGA
- a CDS encoding XrtA/PEP-CTERM system-associated ATPase, which yields MYDQFYGFTGRPFQLTPDPHFYFESGTHRKAMSYLGYGLAQGEGFIVITGDVGAGKTTLVGHLMNTIDPNRLTAVKLVSTQVEGDDLLRLVAEQFGIEWEGQSKAELLRSMEEYLREQARAGRRTLLIVDEGQNLAISALEELRMLSNFQLGGHSLLQIFLLGQPEFRQTLFHSPTLEQLRQRVIATHHLDPMEPEEVEPYILHRLGKVGWTGNPSFSPDAFEEIFEYSEGVPRKLNVLVSRLLLYGAVEQMHRITAQNVRSVVAEIEADRGIDAATLAPLPVDEIVAAAATAVAPTPAPFAAPQAANETTPEWPSRAAAPVADGPAPFAAPAEQAPVVAPEVAPAAPAIDPEQLAALEKQIASLEERLVEQDAALRRVLDLLIEWVERDPDNAPNPANSRTWAA from the coding sequence ATGTACGATCAGTTCTATGGTTTCACCGGACGTCCGTTCCAGCTGACGCCAGACCCGCATTTCTATTTCGAGAGCGGCACGCACCGGAAAGCGATGTCCTACCTCGGCTATGGTCTTGCGCAGGGCGAAGGCTTCATCGTCATCACCGGCGATGTGGGCGCGGGCAAGACGACGCTCGTCGGCCATCTGATGAACACGATCGACCCCAACCGCCTGACCGCGGTCAAGCTGGTGTCGACGCAGGTCGAGGGCGACGACCTTCTCCGCCTCGTCGCCGAACAATTCGGCATCGAGTGGGAAGGGCAGAGCAAGGCCGAATTGCTGCGTTCGATGGAGGAATATCTGCGCGAACAGGCGCGCGCCGGTCGCCGCACGCTGCTGATCGTCGACGAAGGGCAGAATCTGGCGATCTCGGCGCTCGAAGAGTTGCGCATGCTGTCGAACTTCCAGCTCGGCGGCCATTCGCTGCTCCAGATCTTCCTGCTCGGTCAGCCCGAATTCCGCCAGACGCTCTTTCACTCGCCGACGCTGGAGCAACTGCGCCAGCGCGTGATCGCGACACACCACCTCGACCCGATGGAGCCCGAGGAGGTCGAACCCTATATCCTGCACCGCCTCGGCAAGGTCGGCTGGACGGGCAACCCCAGCTTCAGCCCCGACGCGTTCGAGGAAATCTTCGAATATAGCGAGGGCGTACCGCGCAAGCTGAACGTGCTGGTCAGCCGCCTTCTGCTCTATGGCGCGGTCGAACAGATGCACCGCATCACCGCGCAGAATGTGCGCTCGGTGGTTGCGGAGATCGAGGCCGATCGCGGCATCGACGCGGCGACGCTTGCGCCGCTGCCGGTCGACGAGATTGTCGCCGCTGCCGCCACGGCGGTCGCGCCGACTCCCGCGCCTTTCGCCGCGCCGCAGGCCGCGAACGAGACCACGCCGGAATGGCCGTCGCGTGCCGCAGCGCCGGTTGCCGACGGCCCCGCACCTTTCGCAGCGCCCGCCGAACAGGCGCCCGTCGTCGCGCCCGAGGTGGCTCCGGCCGCGCCCGCGATCGACCCCGAACAGCTTGCCGCGCTCGAAAAGCAGATCGCGTCGCTCGAGGAACGCCTCGTCGAACAGGACGCCGCGCTCCGCCGCGTGCTCGACCTGCTCATCGAATGGGTCGAACGCGATCCGGACAATGCGCCCAATCCGGCGAACTCGCGGACCTGGGCCGCCTGA
- a CDS encoding P-loop NTPase → MNDQRKVKRPPSLLERAADMFGLDPAANAPTIDLSSLPPETPKKVKKVVEPVVEATKPEIIEPVVEAAPAVEAAAAAPKPSPRKDVAKAAPAIIPSRQGTIDRERLTSRGMIVPGTPVTGISEEYRIVKRELIRNFGGTGNRPVLPRGHRVLIASANPGEGKTFSAVNLALSLAVEADHDVLLIDADIAKPSVLEALGLDDGPGLMDALADPHLAVGDCLIQTDIPGLKVMPAGTGHMHDTELLASARTEALFAQLEQGAPGRILIIDSPPVLAASPAAVLAGHVGQTIMVVRADETLESALRDAIGLMGACPHIQLLLNGVKYSPGGRRFGTYYGQGGA, encoded by the coding sequence ATGAACGACCAACGCAAAGTCAAGCGCCCGCCCTCGCTCCTTGAACGCGCGGCTGACATGTTCGGCCTCGATCCCGCCGCCAACGCGCCGACGATCGACCTGTCGAGCCTGCCGCCCGAAACGCCGAAAAAGGTGAAGAAGGTCGTTGAGCCGGTCGTTGAAGCGACGAAGCCTGAAATCATCGAGCCTGTCGTCGAGGCGGCGCCGGCTGTCGAAGCTGCGGCCGCGGCACCGAAGCCGTCGCCGCGCAAGGACGTCGCCAAAGCCGCGCCCGCCATCATACCGTCGCGGCAGGGAACGATCGATCGCGAACGACTGACATCGCGTGGCATGATCGTGCCGGGAACCCCCGTCACGGGCATCTCCGAAGAATATCGCATCGTGAAGCGCGAGCTGATCCGCAATTTCGGCGGTACCGGCAATCGTCCGGTCCTGCCGCGCGGCCACCGCGTGCTGATCGCCTCGGCGAACCCGGGCGAAGGCAAGACCTTCTCTGCGGTGAACCTCGCATTGAGCCTTGCGGTCGAGGCCGATCACGACGTGCTGCTGATCGACGCCGACATCGCCAAGCCGAGCGTACTCGAAGCCTTGGGGCTCGACGACGGCCCCGGCCTGATGGACGCGCTCGCGGATCCGCACCTGGCGGTGGGCGACTGCCTGATCCAGACCGATATTCCGGGCCTGAAGGTCATGCCCGCGGGCACCGGCCATATGCACGATACCGAACTGCTCGCCTCGGCGCGGACCGAGGCTTTGTTCGCGCAGCTCGAACAGGGCGCGCCGGGCCGCATTCTCATCATCGATTCGCCGCCGGTGCTCGCGGCATCGCCCGCGGCGGTGCTCGCCGGGCATGTCGGGCAGACGATCATGGTCGTGCGCGCCGACGAAACGCTCGAATCGGCGCTGCGCGACGCGATCGGCCTGATGGGCGCGTGCCCGCACATCCAGCTGCTGCTCAACGGCGTCAAATATTCGCCGGGCGGCCGCCGCTTCGGCACCTATTACGGACAAGGAGGCGCGTGA
- a CDS encoding XrtA system polysaccharide chain length determinant: MNSLYDEFRVALHSVWTRRWLVLAVAWGICILGWLAIASIPNRYDSRARLLVDVNEILPDDAQIGGARPQIDQIRETLTSARNMEKVAATTGLLPAGASERDKAGAVAMLQKNIKVVPQQDNIFEITSSVAVGSLSDADNAKLASGVLDSLITVFRDDQLRGGRMNAREGLKFLDAQIADREKALREVEARRGAFEAQNIGMIPGGAGSPAQRVDAARAELSQIDSQLVSAQAQLAAANGQLASTPQSIPGAGGGVGGGVARQQLAGAQNELSSMRARGLTDAHPDIIALKSQIASLKAMADREGTGGGGGGMQNPAYASLAAMRAERQATVSALSARKGQLMGDISKITAQQIQNPGIAAEYDRINGEYTAFKAQYDKLLAQREQVRLRGSVQTETDAIKIELLDPPSKPTSPAAPNRPLFLTLVLLAGIGGGIGAAFGLGQVRASYATAAKLERASGLPVIGSITEVVTPERHLDRRKKLVWLAGGGGALVGLYALLLIAEFIQRGMVA, translated from the coding sequence ATGAACAGCCTTTACGACGAATTCCGGGTCGCGCTGCACAGCGTCTGGACGCGCCGGTGGCTTGTGCTGGCGGTGGCGTGGGGCATCTGCATCCTCGGCTGGCTCGCGATCGCGTCGATCCCCAACCGCTATGACAGCCGCGCGCGCCTGCTCGTCGACGTCAACGAAATCCTGCCCGACGACGCACAGATCGGCGGCGCACGTCCGCAGATCGACCAGATCCGCGAAACGCTGACCAGCGCGCGCAACATGGAAAAGGTTGCGGCGACGACGGGCCTGCTCCCCGCCGGCGCCAGCGAGCGCGACAAGGCCGGCGCCGTCGCGATGCTGCAAAAGAATATCAAGGTCGTTCCGCAGCAGGACAACATCTTCGAAATCACCTCGAGCGTCGCGGTCGGCAGCCTGTCCGACGCCGACAATGCAAAGCTTGCCTCGGGCGTTCTCGACAGCCTGATCACCGTCTTTCGCGACGATCAGCTTCGTGGCGGCCGGATGAACGCGCGCGAAGGCCTGAAATTCCTCGACGCCCAGATCGCCGATCGCGAAAAGGCGCTGCGCGAGGTCGAAGCGCGCCGCGGCGCGTTCGAAGCGCAGAATATTGGCATGATCCCCGGCGGCGCCGGATCGCCGGCGCAGCGTGTCGATGCGGCGCGCGCCGAACTCAGCCAGATCGATTCGCAGCTCGTGTCGGCGCAGGCGCAGCTGGCTGCCGCGAACGGCCAGCTCGCCTCGACACCCCAGTCGATCCCGGGGGCGGGTGGCGGTGTCGGCGGCGGCGTCGCGCGTCAGCAGCTTGCCGGGGCGCAGAATGAACTGTCGTCGATGCGCGCGCGCGGCCTGACCGACGCGCACCCCGACATCATCGCGCTGAAAAGCCAGATCGCGTCGCTCAAAGCCATGGCCGATCGCGAAGGCACGGGTGGCGGCGGTGGCGGGATGCAGAACCCGGCCTATGCCTCGCTCGCCGCGATGCGCGCCGAACGGCAGGCAACGGTCAGCGCGCTGTCTGCGCGCAAGGGCCAGTTGATGGGCGACATATCGAAAATCACGGCGCAGCAGATCCAGAACCCCGGGATTGCCGCCGAATATGACCGGATCAATGGCGAATATACCGCGTTCAAGGCGCAGTATGACAAGTTGCTCGCTCAGCGCGAACAGGTGCGCCTGCGCGGCTCGGTCCAGACCGAAACCGACGCGATCAAGATCGAACTGCTCGACCCGCCGTCGAAACCGACCAGTCCTGCAGCGCCCAACCGGCCGCTGTTCCTGACGCTCGTCCTGCTCGCGGGCATCGGCGGTGGTATCGGCGCGGCCTTCGGCCTCGGCCAGGTGCGTGCCAGCTATGCGACCGCGGCCAAGCTCGAACGCGCGAGCGGGCTGCCCGTGATCGGCTCGATCACCGAAGTGGTGACGCCCGAACGCCATCTCGACCGGCGCAAAAAGCTCGTCTGGCTGGCCGGCGGCGGTGGGGCGCTCGTGGGCCTTTATGCCCTGTTGCTGATCGCGGAATTCATCCAGCGCGGCATGGTTGCGTGA
- a CDS encoding XrtA/PEP-CTERM system exopolysaccharide export protein translates to MASFPSLRVARIALVSGIAATALTGCMGAGGPAPQLPSANFVANQEGPGEEYIIGPLDELQIFVWRNPELGGKVQVRPDGRITTPLITDMPAVGKTPTMLQQDLKLQLSQYITDPIVSVIVTSFNSTFSQQVRVVGATEKPASIPFRANMTVLDAMIAVGGLGEYAAGNKARLVRFDKGSGKQQEFGLRLNDLIKRGDIKANVRLQPGDVIIIPESMF, encoded by the coding sequence ATGGCTTCGTTCCCCTCGCTCCGTGTCGCGCGCATCGCGCTGGTTTCGGGCATTGCCGCGACCGCGTTGACGGGTTGCATGGGCGCCGGCGGTCCCGCGCCGCAACTGCCCAGCGCCAATTTCGTCGCGAACCAGGAAGGGCCGGGCGAGGAATACATCATCGGCCCGCTCGACGAGCTCCAGATCTTTGTGTGGCGCAACCCGGAACTCGGCGGCAAGGTACAGGTCCGTCCCGACGGCCGCATCACCACGCCGCTGATCACCGACATGCCCGCGGTGGGGAAAACCCCCACGATGTTGCAGCAGGACCTCAAGCTCCAGCTCAGCCAATATATCACCGACCCGATCGTCAGCGTGATCGTCACCAGCTTCAACAGCACCTTCTCACAGCAGGTGCGGGTCGTCGGTGCGACGGAAAAACCCGCTTCGATCCCGTTCCGCGCCAACATGACCGTGCTCGACGCAATGATTGCAGTCGGCGGGCTGGGCGAATATGCCGCAGGGAATAAGGCGCGACTCGTCCGTTTCGACAAGGGCAGTGGGAAGCAGCAGGAGTTCGGCCTGCGGCTTAATGACCTGATCAAGCGCGGCGATATCAAAGCGAACGTGCGGCTTCAGCCGGGCGATGTGATCATCATCCCCGAAAGCATGTTCTGA
- a CDS encoding pyridoxal-dependent decarboxylase, exosortase A system-associated, translating into MKPHGPIPPAFRADVSGMLLIGGDRAEALADVAGDTPLFAYDSAMLTARVAEWRAAMPGGVQLHYAMKANPYAPLLAFMARLVDGFDVASGGELKAALASGMPAGDISFAGPGKRDRELEATISAGATLNLESAGEAERALSIADHLGLTPSLAVRVNPDFDLKGSGMKMGGGAKPFGVDAAEVSALVRRLIAAGADWQGFHIFAGSQALDATAIAETQAQTVALAARLANEIGETPPLVNLGGGMGVPYFPGDKPVDVAAVGAALGETLAARDPVLAKSHFAMELGRWLVAEAGVYLTRVVDRKLSHGETFLVTDGGLHHQLAASGNFGTVIRRNYPIAVAGRFGAESVETVSVVGCLCTPLDRLGDQIALPRADVGDLIAIFLAGAYGASASPATFLGQGPAREMLV; encoded by the coding sequence ATGAAACCGCATGGTCCGATCCCGCCCGCTTTCCGCGCCGATGTCAGCGGCATGCTGCTGATCGGCGGCGACCGTGCTGAGGCGCTCGCCGACGTTGCGGGCGATACGCCGCTGTTCGCATATGACAGCGCGATGCTGACCGCGCGCGTCGCCGAATGGCGCGCCGCGATGCCCGGCGGGGTGCAGCTTCATTATGCGATGAAGGCGAACCCTTACGCACCTCTGCTCGCCTTCATGGCGCGGTTGGTCGACGGGTTCGACGTCGCCTCGGGCGGCGAACTCAAGGCCGCGCTCGCCAGCGGAATGCCGGCGGGGGACATCAGCTTTGCCGGCCCGGGCAAGCGCGACCGCGAACTCGAAGCGACGATCAGCGCGGGAGCGACGCTCAACCTCGAATCCGCGGGTGAGGCCGAACGGGCGCTGTCGATCGCAGACCATCTCGGCCTCACGCCCAGCCTTGCGGTACGCGTCAATCCCGACTTCGACCTCAAGGGATCGGGCATGAAGATGGGCGGCGGTGCCAAGCCTTTCGGCGTCGATGCCGCCGAGGTTTCGGCGCTTGTCCGGCGCCTGATCGCCGCTGGCGCTGATTGGCAGGGCTTCCATATTTTTGCCGGATCGCAGGCGCTTGACGCTACGGCCATTGCCGAAACGCAGGCCCAAACGGTTGCGCTCGCCGCGCGGCTGGCGAACGAGATCGGTGAAACCCCGCCGCTCGTCAATCTCGGCGGCGGGATGGGCGTGCCCTATTTTCCTGGCGACAAGCCGGTCGATGTCGCCGCCGTCGGCGCGGCGCTCGGCGAGACGCTCGCGGCGCGCGATCCGGTGCTCGCCAAAAGTCATTTCGCGATGGAACTCGGCCGCTGGCTCGTTGCGGAGGCGGGCGTCTATTTGACCCGCGTCGTCGACCGGAAGCTGAGCCATGGCGAAACCTTCCTCGTCACCGACGGCGGTCTCCATCACCAGCTCGCCGCGAGCGGCAATTTCGGCACCGTGATCCGCCGCAACTATCCGATCGCGGTCGCCGGTCGCTTTGGGGCCGAATCCGTCGAAACCGTCTCGGTCGTTGGTTGCCTCTGTACGCCGCTCGACCGCCTCGGCGACCAGATCGCGCTGCCGCGTGCCGACGTCGGCGACCTCATCGCGATCTTCCTTGCCGGCGCCTATGGCGCGAGCGCGAGCCCGGCGACCTTTCTCGGACAGGGACCGGCACGCGAAATGCTCGTCTGA
- a CDS encoding acyl-CoA ligase (AMP-forming), exosortase A system-associated produces the protein MTKAENPSSRPIDHLACCGAPDAAALLIGDKVTSFADLDAGVGRLASWLLEQAGGPGERVASWSAKTRLACLIPLAAARAGLIHVPVNPLLKGAQVGHILSDSGAKLLVTNGARAEMLGVGLPDECAVQDLKIGEEVIDSGGQGLPLSVAEPDDLAAILYTSGSTGRPKGVMLSHANLWLGAESVASYLKIAPHDRVLAVLPLSFDYGQNQLLSSWYAGASVVPLDYLTARDVVKAVARHGATTLAGVPPLWVQLVEAEWPAEAAAHLKRLTNSGGALTPSLIEAMRATFPAADIYPMYGLTEAFRSTFLDPKLVADHPTSMGRAIPHAEILVCRPDGTIAADEEPGELVHCGPLVAKGYWRDEERTAQRFKATPCASEYGGTAVWSGDTVRRDADGLLYFVGRDDAMIKTAGNRVSPTEVEDVAVGSGVIYEAVAFGVPDPRLGAAIILIVRGKDGVAKEGLAAHLRQNLPNFMQPQAIEWRDALPRNPNGKLDRTAIAADWAKETTA, from the coding sequence CGCGCCCGACGCGGCCGCGCTGCTGATCGGCGACAAGGTCACAAGCTTCGCCGACCTCGATGCAGGGGTCGGTCGACTGGCGTCGTGGCTGCTCGAACAGGCCGGCGGTCCGGGCGAGCGTGTCGCGAGCTGGAGCGCGAAGACGCGGCTCGCCTGCCTGATACCGCTCGCTGCGGCGCGCGCCGGGCTGATCCATGTGCCCGTCAATCCACTGCTCAAGGGCGCGCAGGTCGGACATATCCTGTCCGACAGCGGCGCAAAGCTGCTCGTCACCAATGGCGCGCGCGCCGAGATGCTTGGCGTGGGGCTGCCCGACGAATGCGCGGTGCAGGATCTGAAGATCGGCGAGGAAGTCATTGATTCGGGCGGGCAGGGGCTTCCGCTCTCGGTTGCCGAGCCCGACGATCTCGCCGCCATCCTCTATACCAGCGGATCGACCGGCCGGCCCAAGGGCGTGATGCTCAGCCACGCGAACCTGTGGCTGGGTGCTGAAAGCGTCGCCTCCTATCTCAAGATCGCGCCCCACGACCGTGTTCTCGCCGTGCTGCCGCTCAGTTTCGACTACGGGCAGAACCAGCTGCTTTCGAGCTGGTATGCCGGCGCATCGGTCGTGCCGCTCGATTATCTGACCGCGCGCGACGTCGTAAAGGCGGTGGCGCGGCACGGCGCTACGACGCTCGCCGGCGTACCGCCACTCTGGGTGCAACTCGTCGAGGCCGAATGGCCCGCCGAGGCGGCGGCGCATCTGAAGCGCCTGACCAACAGCGGCGGCGCGCTGACGCCGTCGCTGATCGAGGCGATGCGAGCGACGTTTCCGGCGGCCGACATCTATCCGATGTACGGGCTGACCGAGGCGTTCCGCTCGACCTTTCTCGATCCGAAACTGGTCGCCGATCATCCGACTTCGATGGGCCGCGCGATCCCGCATGCCGAGATATTGGTGTGCCGGCCCGACGGAACGATCGCCGCGGACGAGGAGCCCGGCGAACTCGTCCATTGCGGCCCCCTCGTCGCCAAGGGCTACTGGCGCGACGAGGAACGCACCGCGCAGCGTTTCAAAGCCACACCGTGCGCGTCGGAATATGGCGGCACCGCAGTATGGTCCGGTGATACGGTGCGCCGCGACGCCGATGGCCTGCTCTATTTCGTCGGCCGCGACGATGCGATGATCAAGACAGCGGGCAACCGCGTCAGTCCGACCGAGGTCGAGGATGTCGCGGTGGGGTCGGGGGTGATTTATGAAGCCGTGGCCTTCGGTGTTCCCGACCCGCGGCTTGGGGCCGCGATTATCCTGATCGTTCGCGGCAAGGACGGCGTCGCGAAAGAAGGACTTGCGGCACATCTGCGCCAGAATCTTCCCAATTTCATGCAGCCGCAGGCGATCGAGTGGCGCGATGCCCTGCCGCGCAATCCCAATGGCAAGCTCGACCGCACGGCGATCGCGGCCGATTGGGCAAAGGAGACGACGGCATGA